CGTGGTGCGCGGTCTCGGCCGGCACCCGCACCAGGAGGTGCTTGAAAACGAGTTGATAGAGCATCAGAAGAGTCGGGTCTCCACGTCGTCCAGGCCCCGCATCTCGTTGTAGTCCAGGATCACGCAGCGGATGCCCCGGTCCTCGGCCAGCACCCGGGCCTGCGGCTTGATCTCCTGTGCGGCGTAGATGCCGGCGACGGGGGCGAGCAGCGGGTCGCGGTTCATCAGTTCCAGGTAGCGGGTGAGCTGCTCGACGCCGTCGATCTCACCGCGCCGCTTGATCTCGACCGCCACCGAGCCCCCGGAAGCGTCCTTGACCAGCAGGTCGACCGGCCCGATGGCGGTCATGTACTCGCGCCGGACCAGCTGCCAGCCGTCGCCGAGCCGGTTCACCTGCTCGGCCAGGAGCTTCTGCAGATGGGCCTCGACGCCGTCTTTCACCAGCCCGGGATCGACCCCGAGCTCGTGGTTGCTGTCGTGCAGCACCTCGTGCAGATTCACGATCAGCCGGTCGTCGGTCTTGGCGCTCTGCACCGTCCAGACCTCGGTCACACCCACCTCGGCGGCCGCCTCGTCCGGCGGGCCCACGGTCAGCTTGGCGGGCGGGCTCATCCAGTTCAGCGGCTTGTAGGAGCCACCGTCTGAATGCACCAGCACACTGCCGTCGGCCTTCACCATGAGCAGGCGGTTCGCGAGCGGTAGGTGGGCGGTCAACCGCCCGGCGTAGTCAACAGAACAACGAGCGATAACCAGGCGCACGGTCGACGAGCCTAGCCTGAACCCGGACACCGGATGGGCGACCACCCTGACACGCGATGGATGACCACCCTCGCCCCGTCCCCATCCAACCCCTCCATGATCACGAACAGAGGGGGGGGGTTGCCCGCGTCGCTCGTGGGTGATCCTGGCGTGACACGCCCCACTCCCGCACCATGGACGCTACTGCGCATTGCGCGGTACCTTCTGTGGCGCGGCAGTGGATGGTTGGGGGAGACGGATGGATACGACGCAGTTGCTGAAGGGCGTGCTCGACGTCGCGGTGCTGGCGGTGGTCGCGCAGGAGGACGGGTACGGGTACGACGTGGTGCGTCGTCTGCGGGCCGCGGGGCTGGAAGACGTCGGGGACGCGTCGGTGTACGGCACGTTGCGGCGTCTCTATGCCGGTGGGTCGCTGACGTCTTACGTGGTGCCCTCCGACGAGGGGCCGCACCGCAAGTACTACGGCATCACGCCGCTCGGGCGGCAGGAACTCGGGGAGCAGCGGCAGACCTGGGCCGCGTTCGCCGACACGATGACCGGCCTGCTGGCCGGGTCGACGGGTAACACGGTGCCGCTGGAGCGCCGGCGGCGGACAGGCTCGGAGGGAACGCGATGAACACGGTGACTCAGACCCCGGACCTGGCGAACTATCTGGCGGCGGTGCGGCGGGAGCTCGGTGATCTCGGTACGGATGAGGTCGACGAGCTGACCGGTGGGCTCGAGGCCGACCTGGCCGACGCCCTCGACGGCAGTGACCGGACACCGGAGGGGATGTTCGGTCCGCCGCAGGCTTATGCCGCCGAGCTGCGCGCCGCGGCCGGCCTCTCGCCGCGGGGTGCGAAAAAGCCTCCGCGGCTGAGCATCCGGCCGCGGATCGCCGCCGCCGAGGCCTGGCTGGACCGGCAGCCGTGGGGGCCGGGTGTGAAGGGCTTCGGCGAGACGGCTCGTCCACTGTGGTGGGCTTTTCGCTCCTACGTTGTTTACCAGCTCATCGTTCAGACCCTGAGCGACACCCGTCAGAGGGCTCCGGAGTCTGAGGTGCAGTGGCTGCTGCTCATCGTGCTGGTGATCGGGGGTATTGAACTCGAGCGCCGGAAGTGGTTCTCGTCCGGCAGATTCCGTCGTGGTCTGGTCGGTGCGGCCGATCTGCTGGCCGTCGGCTCGCTGGTGCTGGCCGCTTGGCTGTTCGTCATCCCGAACTATTCCGTCGTGGGGTTGGTGCCGGTGGGTACCGACGGATACACGGATTCGTTCAGCGCGGCTCAATCGGACCCGATCGAGGGCGTGACCAACGGCGGGCGGTTGGTGCACAACATTTTCCCGTACGACTCCGAGGGAAACCCGCTGCAGGGCGTGCAGTTGTTCGATGATCAGGGGCGGATGCTGGTGCCGTCGGAAAAGGACTACCTGGAAGGTGGGTCGGACGTCAGCGTGAATCCGGCGAAGGGCCGAGACGGCCGGAACCTCTTCAACGTCTACCCGCTGAAGGAGACGCTGACGGGGTGGGACGAGAACGGGAACGAGATCCCGGTGCGTGTCCGCGACGCCAAGGCTCCCAGCCGCCTGCAGTACCCGGTGAGCCAGGGTGAGCCGGAGCCGACCGGGACCGCCACGCCCGGGCCGACCCCCACCCTGGCGCCAACCCTGACCCCGACGCCGGCCCTGACCGAAACCGCGGAACCGACCTCGTCCGAACCGGGCGATCCCTCGCCGTCGGCAGAACTGACCGAGGCTCCGGCGGACGGTGACGAGGGATGAGCGCGCTCCTGGAAAACCACCGTCCGATAGCCGATTACGGTGGCCCGCGCTGGTGGGCCTGGGCATCGTCCTGCTGAACCTCTGGCTGGTGGTCCTGGTTCTGCTCGTCGTGCCGGTCGACCTGTACTGGGGTTCCTGAACGCGGCACCACCTGAACGCAGAAGCGGCGGCGGTCCCCGAAAGGTCCGCCGCCGCTTCGTCTTCAGTTACAGTCGGCCGCTCACCGCGGCCTTGGCGTTGACGATGCCGTGACCGTAGAAGCCGTTGTCCGACTTCGGGCCCTCACACGTGGCCTCCGAGTCCACGATCGCACCGGTCGTCAGGATCCGGTGGTACTTGAACGTGCGGGGGTTCGGGCAGGCGGTCTCGGTGGCCGACTTCAGCAGCTTGGCCTCGGTCTTGTCCGGGTCCAGGCCCAGGCCGCTCTTGTCCTTGTGGCCGAACTCGCTGACCACCAGCGCAGCCACACCCGCGGCGTGCGGTGAGGCCATCGAGGTGCCCTGCAGGTACTGGTAGTAACCGCAGACCGAGCCCTTGCACGACTTCACCACGGCCGGCGTGAGGGGTTCACCGTTCTCGTCGATGAGGCCCTCCTCGATGGCTAGGTGCTTCGGGAAGGCGGCCAGCACGGTGCCGCTGAGATTCCTGGAACCGTCGGCGGTGTCGTAGGCGTCACCACCGGGCGCGGAGACGTCGGTCTCCTCCGTGCCGTAGTTCGAGTAATAGGCCTTGCGCTTGCTCGGCCCGGTCGAGCTGACGGTCAGCACACCCTTGCTCTCGGCCGGCACGTTGATGCACGAGTTGTCGATCGTGCGTTCCTTCGCAGCGCCTTCCGGGTAGTCCGGCGAGGTGGCGTCCGTGGTCGGGTTATTGAGGTCGGTGGCCTCGTTGCCCTCGGCGGAGACCGGCAGCACACCCTTGTTGCGGGCGTAGGTCAGGGCCCGCTGCGTGGCGGTGCGGATGACCTGCTGCTCGCGCTGTTCCGCGGGCGAGTCGGCCGGGTTGCTCGTGCAGTTGAACAGCCACGGGTCGACGTAGTAGCTCATGTTCACCACGTCGACGCCGATGTCACCGGCGTAGGTGAGGGCGTCCAGGGTGGGCTGGAGGAAGAAGTAGCCCGAGTCCTGACCGGCCCGGATGTTCACGAGCGTCACGTCCGGCGCGACACCCGCGATGCCGATGCCGTTGATCGGTGACCCGATGGTGCTGGCGACGTGCGTGCCGTGACCGCCGTCGTCCACGTCGGCGGCGTCCTTACAGCTCGCCACCTCGCACTCGCCGTCGATCTCGGGGATGTCCGTGACGAAGTTGCGCGACAGCTTCTTGCTGAAGTTCGGCGCGATGTCCGGGTGGCTACCGTCGACGCCGGTGTCGATCACGCCGACCAGCACCTTGCTGCTACCGGGCTGCGAGGCGTACGAGCCCTTCTTGGTGGCGTCGATCTGCTTCATGTCCCACTGCAGATCGGCCAGCGGTTCGTTGCTTGCGGAAGAACCCTTGTGCGTGCCGGACTTCGACGACTTGGGGGTGCTCTTGCGCAGCTGCTCGATCTGGAACTGGCTGGCCTGCTGCTCCTCCGGAGCCTGGCCGATGATCTGGTTGCCCGCGGCGCCGAGCACGGTCTTGTCCGCGTTGATCTTCGCCTCGAAGTCGGACTTCGAGCTGGTGGCCACCACGTAGCCGAGCGCGGAGTTCTCCGAGACCACCGTGCCCCCGGCCTTCTCCACGGCGGCCTTGGCCGCCAGAGCGCCGGAGTTAGCGTTCTGCAGAACGACGTACTCGGTCGTCGCGGCCTTCTGAGAGGTGCTCGCCGAGGCCGGGGAACTGGCCACGAGCGCGGTGCCGGTGACGGCGAACATCGCTGTCACCAGGCAGACGCCAAGTTGTCGCATCGAATCGGTCCCTTCGTCGCGGATGTTCGCGGGTGGAAC
The Kineosporia sp. NBRC 101731 genome window above contains:
- the nucS gene encoding endonuclease NucS; amino-acid sequence: MRLVIARCSVDYAGRLTAHLPLANRLLMVKADGSVLVHSDGGSYKPLNWMSPPAKLTVGPPDEAAAEVGVTEVWTVQSAKTDDRLIVNLHEVLHDSNHELGVDPGLVKDGVEAHLQKLLAEQVNRLGDGWQLVRREYMTAIGPVDLLVKDASGGSVAVEIKRRGEIDGVEQLTRYLELMNRDPLLAPVAGIYAAQEIKPQARVLAEDRGIRCVILDYNEMRGLDDVETRLF
- a CDS encoding PadR family transcriptional regulator yields the protein MDTTQLLKGVLDVAVLAVVAQEDGYGYDVVRRLRAAGLEDVGDASVYGTLRRLYAGGSLTSYVVPSDEGPHRKYYGITPLGRQELGEQRQTWAAFADTMTGLLAGSTGNTVPLERRRRTGSEGTR
- a CDS encoding S8 family serine peptidase translates to MRQLGVCLVTAMFAVTGTALVASSPASASTSQKAATTEYVVLQNANSGALAAKAAVEKAGGTVVSENSALGYVVATSSKSDFEAKINADKTVLGAAGNQIIGQAPEEQQASQFQIEQLRKSTPKSSKSGTHKGSSASNEPLADLQWDMKQIDATKKGSYASQPGSSKVLVGVIDTGVDGSHPDIAPNFSKKLSRNFVTDIPEIDGECEVASCKDAADVDDGGHGTHVASTIGSPINGIGIAGVAPDVTLVNIRAGQDSGYFFLQPTLDALTYAGDIGVDVVNMSYYVDPWLFNCTSNPADSPAEQREQQVIRTATQRALTYARNKGVLPVSAEGNEATDLNNPTTDATSPDYPEGAAKERTIDNSCINVPAESKGVLTVSSTGPSKRKAYYSNYGTEETDVSAPGGDAYDTADGSRNLSGTVLAAFPKHLAIEEGLIDENGEPLTPAVVKSCKGSVCGYYQYLQGTSMASPHAAGVAALVVSEFGHKDKSGLGLDPDKTEAKLLKSATETACPNPRTFKYHRILTTGAIVDSEATCEGPKSDNGFYGHGIVNAKAAVSGRL